The Ostrinia nubilalis chromosome 11, ilOstNubi1.1, whole genome shotgun sequence genomic sequence ATGCTACATAAAAGTTATCAAGTGATACAACAACAGAATTCATTGCATATTCTCATAAACATTGATCGATTTAAACAACTAACAGCACTGATTTTCCCATTAAAATTTCACTGATTGTTTACCCCGCCAATATTTACCCTTTCACCAAAACTAGCAATCACCAACTTTCCCCTTTTTGCTAGTCATGAGATTTAATTAATGCCGCATACAAGCGGTTTTTTACCCCGCAATCAATTAGTGGGCGAGCTACCCTGAGCTACCCGATATGTGCGCGTCAATCTCAGTAAGCCTTGGATTTATAACTTTAATAACGGCTTTTGGGGCATTATTAAGCTGTGCCGAATGGTTTTTACTAGTTTTAATatctgattaaaaaaaaatgttttaatcgTTGTTGTATCCTCTACGGCCAATTTAACACCTgtcaaatttaaattaaacttcCTGTGGAATTAAACGACTTAATTTATCTTAGCTTTGCAAATCGCATACATCAacgttattttttgttatttagagTTAGACGAATTTCCAAGATTAAGATTGGCATTGATGTAATCAAAAAAACTGCATAGGTAATGAAACAACTATAGGTACATCAATGTTTTTCTGCTATTTTTAAAGAACATTAAGAAACTCAATGGTCTATTAATTATTAAAGCACAAAAAAAGAATAATCGACACTGAACTCATGCCAATTATGGGGTAGGTACCTTCTTGTTTCATTGAACACTAATTACAGTGATACGTAATACCATGAACAAAGTTATGTAATATGTTTGCAAACTTTGTATTTGatagaaaataaacaaactaaCACAAGCGTATGCTTGTGTTAGTGTATACTTAGCTAGACATTTATAAGTGTTAACTAAACTCTAACTAGGAAACTATGGTGAAAAAAATATGGTGATAATAAAGTAGACTGTGTACGGTTGTAATAGGGTACGGTTGTAACAACTCGAATGTTATCGACGAAACCAAGCACGGGAATGCGAGTGACAAGTCCATACAGCCCGTTTGTCCTATTACAACCGCATCCAGTCTACCCCATGTACTAGATATAACaagctattaaaaaaaacttaccaattttcactttggctctaccgTCACCATGCACTGATTCGCCTCCAAGTAAAGACTTGATCACAGGGCTGGAGGAATTGGCTTTATAGTGGCCCTTCACTGTGATGTTGCAGGTGATATCCAGGGAGGCCAGACCTTGTTCAATTTTGGTTCTGCAAAAGAAATTTGGCATGATTTattcattgttttcttttttattcggCAGTGCATCAACTGACAAAAgtgatttatttttgattttgtgcTCTATTAAGGCTTAGTTGTTACAGGTTGTGTTGTTAGAGTTGTTTCTCCATGGATTCCAATGCAGACTTTTATGGTTTGCTTAAAATTTTCGCTGATAAAAGGTAAAAGCATTCTACGTCTACTTTTTACAAAGAGTCACTACATTAGAAGTTAGTCTATAGGTATTTCAATAACATTAAGCTACATTACTGAGAGTGTATAAGGTAGGTGATAAATACAACAAcatttcaaattcatttatttatttattttatttatttaaacttttatgccaaaataaatttgaacataaggcgaacttaatgcactaaagcattctcgaccagtttacctttgggttgagcagaaaagaaatttgtttggcggtacttctagttcaggaaagaaaaacaaaaacaaatatgctacatacataaataatatataaaatatataataaataaatacatacataaaatagatgattgagttaaactgaaattacaatTCATGAAGATGAGATCATTTTGAGGAAGTGATTatggacagattttttaaaagaaaacttactCGACGCTTGCCTGGTCTCTTCAGGCAGAGAGTTCCAGAGCCTAATGGCCTGGAGACGGAAGGAGTCGGAGAGAAAACCAGTTCGGTGAAGAGGGGTGGAAAGAACGGATTTGTTGGAGGAACGGAGCTGACGTGAGTGCGTAGAGCTGAGAAGATTAAACTGAGACTTAAGATATGAAGGAGAGTTGGGATCATTTAGAATTGAAAAAAGGGTACAGAGAATTCTGACTTTGCGTCGAAGTGGGAGAGGCAACCATTGAAGCTGGGAACGGTAAGCGGAGATATGGTCATATTTACGGAGACAGAAAATAAAGCGAATGGCATTGTTGACAAGGCGATCCAACTTTGTAAGTAGATCTTGATTCAGGTCGGGGTAACAGACGTCGGCATAGTCGATTATCGGGAGGACAAGAGCTTGAATGAGGGAAATTTTCGTTTTTGTTGGGAGGAAGTTTTTGAGCCTCCAGAGGGAGCGCATTGTGGCTGTAACCTTCCGACTGACCTCTGCAACCTGTACATTCCAGCTGAGCGTGGTGTCCAAGTGCAAGCCAAGGTTTTTGACGCTTGCACAGTAAGGAATGTCAACTCCATTAAAGTTAACCGGTGGCACACCGTTGAGGTgacatatttgacgctgacttccAATAATTATGGCTTGGCACTTGTTAGGGTTGACGGCTACACCAAATCGACCAGACCACTCAGCAATGTAATCAAGATCAGCATTAATATACTCCACAGCCCTGTTGATGTCCTTGAAGTGGCATTGACGGTAAAGTTGCAGATCATCAAAAGAAAAGTTAGCTTCTTCTTTCCTAAAGATAGATTGTCAATAAGATGGAAAGCTAAAGTTTTTACCTCAATCTCCACACTGCTTTCGTATTAAAAGTTTCTGAATGTCATTGGcagattatgtacctactacttattTATGCTCGTACGTCTTCTTATACttaattttgttacattttctaCGACAGTAATATGTTTTTGATACAACTATAAAAGTTATCTTCTTTCAAATGGGGTGAAACAATTGACGTCACAACTTTGGTGATAAGCCATTAACGTCTCACGTGGCTCAATCAAACCAATACGATATAGGTATTCGACTCTGCAATGTCTTAACCAAACTGGTAACCTttacgcctcaacgtgaccacgaccgctctgccaagagcgtaacgaataagaagaagaagaaccgaTACACATGTACTTCACTTTAAGATTGGACCTAGAGTTACGTAACTGCCTAAACTCtaagtgcctttttcctgtgCTGCGGACTTCGGGTGCTGGTTGCACGCAGGACCAAGATTTTGTATTGTGTGCCCGCAGCCAATCCGTGTTCCGCGTGCGTGTAGCCCGCATAATAGGAAAACTTCGAAtccttgccatattcacagacataaaagtagggaacaatacctaatattttagataaacaagagactcccgtAAAGAAAGCACACtagtttttagtaaatttagttttgcagtacaaattaaaataaaccaattttgtcacGCACATTCAACAGACGCAGTTGGAATAAACAGTGGGCGTCAGCTTTTTacaaaagtgtcaaaaataattttaaaaactccaatagatatttaaaaatagagaAGATTGACGATAGAATAAAATACTCAAgtttaaaaaacaaagttttaggacattgtttttttactgatttgtgTTCAGTGTCTTTCATATACCTCTgtgcaagaatgcaaagtaacatcGTGTACCTATATGAAATTAATTCCGGACGCGTGTCGAAATCCGCACAGAAAAAAGGCACTAACTGCCTCCACCGAGgatatttaataaattgataGTCACTCACACAAAATCATTGACCAGGCATTTCCCTAGCCCTTTGACGACACCATCACTAAAGTGCAACTGGACTATATCTTGTATGGGGATGTCTATGCCTTGCTGTAGCTCTAGGGGGTCGAACGGAGCGATCTGCACCTCAGGGATTCCCGTCTTGCTGGCTTCCCGAATGACGTACTGGAGAGACTGCCGTTGACAGTCGCTGTCTTTGATGCTGCATTTTGGGATATTGTccactgaaaataaaaaatttaaacataTAACTTTGAACTTCAAtaaattcaaaaaataattttatacctTTCTCTTAACTCGATTAACCCTGACTAACCAATAACTGCCATTtgaattaatattttctttaaaaaaaaacaattttcagaatttatttgtatattttgaaattacttataattatGGCATCTATGTAACTCGCAAGAATAGTTATGTTAACCAAACAATTTTCATAACAAAAATGAATATTAGTGCAATCATAATGTTGCATTGTAATTTGAACGCACGTGacttattattatgtttcttcttttgatAAAAGGATGTTGTCGTTACGTCTGGCAGACAAAGATATTATGCGTATTGTTGCATTTACACAATAAagcaatttaataatttaatttaaaagactaCAGCAGGCACGCAAGTTATTATTGCAgaatttattaagtattttacaaACACGTAAACTGTCAACGGTGCTGAGGGTAGTTTTCCATCCGCGACAATAAACTTTGGCAATTCCGTGATGAATAATGTGATGGTAATGTTAATGGACGGAACTGACTGTCTTTGTGATCTCAAgaatattttactatttaggTACTTTAATAATGATATGATGCACTAGCTTGTGTATGCCGTGTATCCGTGACTTAGTACGCCTAAAAATAGTCTCGAAGAATTTTTCCCGTCTTTGCAATATTGTTCACTGATGCTTCTATCCTATTGGTCATAGCTTGATGTTTTCTTTTATGAGAAACGGACTAATATCCAAAACAGCAATATTGaatttaatttcaaaccagTAGTTTATCAGATCAATGTGTTTagtcaaacaaacaaactctttttaataataattattattatagataatGCTGAAATTACTAGGGTAATAGAAAATTCAGTGTTAAGTTCATTAGTTTCAAAATTGCCAAAGTCCTTTGACGTGGATTACATAGTAACACTAACATTAAAGCATTGAAAATCACAAAAATTCTCACCAAACGCCGCACTGCTAAACACCAAAACAGTGCACAACACAACTAACGACTTTTTCACGTACATCCTTCTACCGGCGATAACAATTTTGATATGACGTACTCGGCGGACTACCGCGTTATATATATCACACACCACACTTATAAATACCTAGTACTCTAAAAAACTCACTGAGACCGGTTCCGTAATAAAGATGGTTTGTTATACCTATTGTAGGGTAATCGTTAAGTTATAAGCATTTAGACTACCTTTGACCGAGGAAAGAACTTAACCGTCGGGTTTTCCTGCCGTTAATGTAATTAGGTTGGGACTTTATACTTTGGTTATTGTCTTCCTACCTGCTTATGAGGCTCTAGCTCTAGTTTGAAGGATAAATAATAGAGCAAGAAACTTTAAGCCTGAAAAAGCCGGATAGTCGACAGTCTTTAGTCCCAAGTGATGATCCCTTTATGCTGTACCTATTTACCAGTTTGTTCAGAACTTTGCTAACCTGAATATATCTGATAgtcttataaaaatatgataaatatGATCAAATAGCCATTGATAGAGACTATGATCGAAAAATTGCAAGCGGTTTCAAGAGCTCTATTGTCTTTCAGActttcatttggctgaaacgaagtcTGTTTCTGCAATAAAAGGGTATCTATCTCcccataattaaaaaaactaaagctTAAGACAAGAATCAAGCATTAATAAAGAGTTACAATCGTATCATCGCTTCCAatgataaatgtttattttttgggAGGTAGAGTCTCGCATCTATCAACAATTTCAATTGGTGACACTAGATCACCAATTGAAATCATTCAGAGATGCGAGGACTACAAAACACCCTTTATTAGCTCCTTCCTATTTGTATGATGTCAAGTTCACCAGGAAGAATTTGACATACTATAAACTTCGCTATACTACATACATAACATATTAATCAAAGCCTCTGGGCTTAATGTTATGTAATATAGCAACGTATTTTCGATATTTATAAACTTGTAGAGTCGGTTCCAGTTTTTTATTCTAGAAACAAATTGATAAACGGATGAacgaaatcaaaacaaaatcaattatGAAGTTGACCATTCAATTAAGTTTGCTTATTTTTAGAACCATCTGACCCAATGGAAAATGATTTGAATATGTATGTGATGACGTCAATGGGAACTTCTGTGAATCATACCGTAGCATAAACAATTTATTCTAAGGCCAACATCAACAAAACAAcaattaattcaaattataacaataatattaatatcatatttacatttgtttttaatcagtcaagttctagatatttcaatattcatGGTCTTTAAATGAGGATAAATATCTATGTGGTGCGAGGTATGGGGTAAAGTCAACAAGAGTCTTTCAAGACACCAACACAGGAGACAGGAGTCATTTTGGAAGATATTGTTTTCTAAAGTGACCCCTGAAACTCGATTGAAACTGAGGTTTCAAACTTTTGATTCCAAAATTTTTCCTAATCACGACCTTGAAATCAATTTctagatttttggttgcataattattgtttttttatactAAGCGTATTAGTTTTATTATCTCACAATAAATAAACAGATGACGACGACACAACATGCTAAATCATCTGTGGCatctattttattgaaataggtGCTAATTTGCTGCCCACTGTACCTGCCTAATTGCTAGACAAATCACTGCTGTTTCCTTCAACCTACAAAAACGCCCTGTTTATTTTAAACCTAAGATTTTAGCCCAAAAAAGCCACCTTTGGCATCTCTTATAAGAATCTCTAGTCTCTGACCTTGTTCATTTTTTGTTCGAATTCAACAAGAAATGCAGTTTTTACTTCATAAAATTTAGCCATGctaaaattaattgaatactTTGTCTTGTCATTAAAATTGCTTACTTTACGTAATATGCTTAGAAAAATTTAATAGATGCTATAGTATTCGAATTAAACTAACCGTTTTTATGTTgtcttatctatttttataatattaggtaggtttaatattaaattaatttcaaagcaataatttgtgatttcaAGTAAGAACTATAAAAATAAGACAAAAGCATAGTTAATTATGAATACCTATTGCTAACTATTGCAACGTAACTTTGCATACTTGAACCAATCGATagctaataataatatgttaatatttttataatcagaCCGTTTCATGTTAGCATTTTGTTCAAGACaataaggctggattgcaccatcttactttaactttgacaaacgtcaagaatcgtcatacaaaaaacaccggttgtcgTTAGTTagtatagttacggtcaaagttaggtggtgcaactcagcctaaatgtccTTACCAAACTaggaacaaaataatattaattaaatgaaatttcTTGGAAAAACTAAACTTTCAAGCCTAACTGAGTCCTTATCTTAATTCAAGAAGTTAATTAAGGTTTCATAAGGGAATTTTTCCAGTTTACTTTTTTCCTTAATAAACTTGTCCTGATAAAATGAAAACGGACGAATTTACCTAAAGTGTAGGAGGTACTAAAATAAATACGAAAAATAACGATAGAGTTTAACTGACATATTATCTactatactaatatttaaaaataagtctcTTACATCCCACgaatatctgaaaaaaaaaatggaatgTCTAAATATTCTACCCTCTACCCGGCATCACTTGAATCTTGAGACAAGCTCCGTACCAAATCCAACTTGGATTTAAGGGTTTTTAGGGTCCAGTAAAACGTTTTCAAAACCAAATCTGTTATTTAGCAAGTGTTTTCGAGAAGTACAAATAGTTTGTACTACATTTGTCAAGGTGAATAAACTTGATTTggccaaaaatattaatagtttgGTGACCCGAAGAAGGTCGCCTTATGTAAACAAGAATATTGTTATTTCATAATAActacaatttaaaataaataaaacgataCAAACGATAAACAAATTCACATCTATTGGCGTATTATTATCTGAGTTTTCAAAAACTCGGTTGTGTAATGTGAGTTATATTATAGTTACTATACTATCTctacatattaaaaaaaaggcACTTCACTGTCTGTcttctgtccctatgtatgcttaaactacgcaacggattttgatgcgtttttttatagatagagtgatttaagaggaaggtttttaagtataatcCATTGCACCTGTgctgtgcgaagcaggggcgggtcgctaatAGATTTCTGAAACTATTCATTTGCAAATTATGGGGCATAACAATAATGTACGGAACCCAGAGGGTTACAAAGATAATAGCTCGCACTTGGCTAGTTTCAGTAGAAGGGTCAGAGAGAGTGAGGAAAATATACCTTATTGTTTGTACTTCAGTGATAATGAATAATAATGGAAACGTTCCGTTTTTTATTTAGAAGTTCTCAAGTGGGCCTTTTAGAATGTGGATTACAATTTGAGAAATATTTATAGATCACATAAAATTCCTTGTTTGTTGTCACGGAAAGGACTGGAATCTTACacattatatttttagaacGTAAAGTAACGGAAA encodes the following:
- the LOC135076135 gene encoding uncharacterized protein LOC135076135; protein product: MYVKKSLVVLCTVLVFSSAAFVDNIPKCSIKDSDCQRQSLQYVIREASKTGIPEVQIAPFDPLELQQGIDIPIQDIVQLHFSDGVVKGLGKCLVNDFVTKIEQGLASLDITCNITVKGHYKANSSSPVIKSLLGGESVHGDGRAKVKIEKLNLKFDFNFYVEKRDGETYFKRKGEKVNYKYDVLGQVQFAADHLYLGERDASELLTNMLNQNWRLVMQSVGNNIMKGAMGTVEKFLRNFYDNIPTKFYITEDLSQYASN